A stretch of the Clostridium fungisolvens genome encodes the following:
- a CDS encoding YhfC family intramembrane metalloprotease → MVSNSVIISLVVVMVLCFVVPIGALIFFKVKEHFSIKTTFVGILGFVLFSLVLEQLMHKAVISSKILTVGTLGFGIYGALAAGVFEEVGRFVMFKTLLKRNREWKDGIGYAIGHGGIEAILLGGLGMVNSLVIALAVNSGTLGVLLKGQSSSVADTVKNSVVNATVSGVALGGAERVFAFIIQIALTFVVLYGIRQRKNIYLLIAILLHALVDFAPALYQSKIITSIAAVETLICIFAIIGLVFIVRSKKIFESAELIDK, encoded by the coding sequence ATGGTAAGTAATAGTGTAATTATATCTTTAGTTGTAGTTATGGTTTTATGTTTTGTAGTTCCTATAGGAGCACTTATTTTCTTTAAAGTAAAAGAGCATTTCTCTATAAAGACCACTTTCGTAGGAATATTAGGCTTTGTGTTATTTAGCCTAGTACTAGAACAGTTAATGCATAAGGCTGTAATTTCTTCAAAAATATTAACAGTGGGTACATTAGGCTTTGGTATCTATGGAGCACTTGCTGCGGGAGTTTTTGAAGAAGTTGGACGTTTTGTAATGTTTAAGACTTTGCTTAAAAGAAATAGGGAGTGGAAAGATGGTATAGGTTATGCAATAGGCCATGGAGGAATAGAGGCAATACTACTCGGTGGATTGGGCATGGTAAATTCATTAGTGATAGCACTAGCTGTAAATTCAGGTACACTTGGTGTATTGCTAAAAGGACAGAGTTCATCTGTTGCAGATACTGTAAAGAACTCGGTAGTAAATGCAACTGTTTCAGGGGTAGCACTTGGAGGTGCTGAGAGAGTATTTGCATTTATAATTCAAATAGCGCTTACTTTCGTAGTTTTATATGGAATAAGACAAAGAAAGAATATATACCTTCTAATAGCTATATTATTACATGCTTTAGTTGATTTTGCACCAGCTTTATATCAATCAAAGATTATAACTAGTATTGCAGCTGTAGAAACATTGATATGTATTTTTGCAATAATCGGATTAGTCTTTATAGTTAGAAGTAAAAAAATATTCGAAAGTGCAGAACTCATCGATAAATAA
- a CDS encoding DUF1648 domain-containing protein, which translates to MNDLFIMNLMSTLVIGLLYITFLLTPKMTRKDIIFGIVIPLDRTKDKEIDAATKSYYVDITIFTAVMAVLYFIVVNIIFTNPATLVAVVFIIIFGYFLIFLKANNRVKVYKAQNNLLANKKQMVYVNTEMSQKLRNTAVISSYWFIIPAIIAVSNLILPLMKYDQLPSKIGIHWNIYGVADNFVEKSVGSVITNGMVTVILVGILAFVNYSIAISKNKIDAAQPMSSSQKLYKFKRFNSIMIFSLSLLLSSLITLFNLNSLNIVSVDLGKLTPVLIVAFVLIIFVPIFLTFKLGQGGSNLKTQTNEDVDNTVSNIDDDIFWKLGSIYYNPNDPSLFVEKRFGVGWTLNFGNKIAIVISVGLVILILAMSIFPLIFS; encoded by the coding sequence ATGAATGATTTATTTATTATGAATTTGATGTCTACCCTAGTTATAGGATTGTTGTATATTACCTTTTTGCTTACTCCAAAAATGACTAGGAAGGATATAATATTTGGTATTGTAATACCACTAGATAGAACAAAAGACAAGGAGATTGACGCAGCTACCAAAAGTTATTATGTAGATATCACCATTTTTACTGCTGTTATGGCTGTTCTATATTTTATAGTTGTGAATATTATTTTTACTAATCCAGCAACTTTAGTAGCAGTAGTTTTTATTATAATTTTTGGTTATTTCTTAATATTTTTAAAAGCTAATAATAGAGTTAAAGTCTATAAAGCTCAAAACAACTTGTTAGCAAATAAAAAGCAGATGGTTTATGTAAATACAGAAATGTCTCAAAAGTTGAGAAATACTGCGGTAATATCATCATATTGGTTTATAATACCTGCAATAATAGCTGTTTCTAATTTAATATTACCATTAATGAAATATGATCAGCTTCCTTCTAAAATAGGAATCCACTGGAATATATATGGCGTAGCAGATAACTTCGTTGAAAAATCAGTAGGGTCAGTAATAACAAATGGGATGGTGACAGTAATATTAGTAGGTATACTAGCCTTTGTTAACTACTCTATTGCAATTAGTAAAAATAAAATTGATGCAGCTCAGCCTATGTCTTCATCACAAAAATTATATAAATTTAAGAGATTTAATTCAATTATGATATTTTCATTAAGTTTATTGCTTTCTAGTTTAATAACATTATTTAATTTAAATTCTTTAAATATAGTTTCAGTTGATTTAGGAAAGCTAACTCCAGTATTGATAGTAGCCTTTGTATTGATAATTTTTGTACCAATATTCTTAACCTTTAAACTTGGCCAAGGAGGAAGCAATTTAAAAACTCAAACTAATGAAGATGTAGACAATACTGTTAGTAATATAGATGATGATATATTTTGGAAGCTTGGATCAATATATTATAATCCAAATGATCCTTCACTTTTCGTAGAAAAACGTTTTGGTGTTGGTTGGACATTAAATTTTGGTAATAAAATTGCCATTGTAATATCAGTGGGATTGGTGATTTTAATACTAGCAATGTCTATATTTCCTTTAATATTTTCTTAA
- a CDS encoding hydrogenase maturation protease, with amino-acid sequence MIKVIGIGNILMCDDGIPMKIINAIEHRLRRLDLDMQFIKAETDLDFALDCLSDDDLIFIIDSTYFGVECGTVTLISLEENEQYIKSSSFMHNKSLISEIRNTKLNISGFIIGIEADQICFSLSLSKKMVKQFENVCNEVYEIIKENCTSLISK; translated from the coding sequence ATGATTAAAGTTATAGGTATAGGAAATATATTAATGTGTGATGATGGAATTCCAATGAAAATAATTAATGCAATTGAGCATAGGCTTCGAAGATTAGATTTAGATATGCAATTTATAAAAGCTGAAACTGATTTGGATTTTGCACTAGATTGTTTATCAGACGACGATTTAATATTTATAATTGATAGTACTTATTTTGGTGTAGAGTGTGGAACTGTGACTTTAATTTCATTAGAGGAGAATGAACAGTATATTAAATCATCATCATTTATGCATAACAAGAGTTTAATTTCAGAGATTAGAAATACTAAACTTAATATAAGCGGCTTTATTATAGGAATAGAAGCAGATCAGATATGTTTTAGCTTGAGCTTATCGAAAAAGATGGTGAAACAGTTTGAAAATGTATGTAATGAGGTGTACGAGATAATTAAAGAGAATTGTACAAGTTTAATATCAAAGTGA
- a CDS encoding L,D-transpeptidase family protein, producing MTLERGHEVKISLIKFCCDYKGDGSTEKNNSKRNKILIGSIISLTALLVIYLGMTIYFRNHFYFGSEIDSVSVSGKTVEEVEEQMPSKVKAYTLQLESDNGKKEQITADEVGLKYNSNGQVKNLKDKENPFGWVVAVFNSNEYKISEAVSFDKELLKKKLDSLSFFDSSNVIEPKNASFKYENGSYNIVNEVNGNKLNKDKLYSIVSDAILKGDATIDLKSTDCYVKPQYTASSQKVIDTKNILNKYVASKITYTFGKSTEVLDGSTINSWIKVDDNLNISLDEGKVKEYVTKLSNTYDTVGKTRDFVTTLGNKIKVNGGDYGWSINNTKETQAIVSDIKEGKSETKEPAYTIKGVSRDNNDIGSTYVEVDMSKQHLWFYKDGKLVVEGDVVTGNISQNHSTRVGVYYIKYKERNTSLKGQDYDVPVSYWMPFDQGIGIHDASWRSSFGGNIYRTNGSHGCVNSPFYLAKAVYENIQVGTPVICYY from the coding sequence ATGACTTTAGAGAGGGGGCATGAAGTTAAAATTTCATTAATAAAATTTTGCTGCGATTATAAAGGAGATGGTAGTACGGAAAAAAATAATAGTAAACGCAATAAAATTTTGATAGGTAGCATAATTTCTCTTACTGCTCTACTTGTAATTTATTTAGGTATGACCATATATTTTAGAAATCATTTCTACTTTGGTTCAGAAATTGATAGTGTTAGTGTTTCAGGAAAAACTGTAGAAGAAGTAGAAGAACAAATGCCATCAAAGGTTAAAGCCTATACGTTGCAGTTAGAATCAGACAATGGTAAAAAGGAACAAATCACTGCAGATGAAGTTGGATTGAAATATAATTCAAATGGACAAGTGAAAAATTTAAAAGACAAAGAAAACCCATTTGGGTGGGTAGTGGCAGTTTTTAACTCGAACGAGTATAAAATTTCAGAAGCAGTTTCTTTTGATAAGGAACTCTTAAAAAAGAAATTGGATAGCCTATCTTTTTTTGATAGCAGCAATGTAATTGAACCTAAAAATGCGAGCTTCAAATATGAAAATGGAAGTTATAATATTGTAAACGAGGTTAATGGTAATAAACTTAATAAGGATAAACTATATAGTATTGTCTCAGATGCAATTCTTAAGGGCGACGCAACTATAGACTTAAAGAGTACAGATTGTTATGTTAAACCTCAATACACAGCAAGTTCACAAAAAGTTATAGATACTAAAAATATTCTTAATAAATATGTGGCATCAAAAATCACTTATACTTTTGGAAAGAGCACAGAGGTTTTAGATGGATCAACAATTAATAGCTGGATTAAGGTTGATGATAATTTAAACATTTCTTTAGATGAAGGTAAGGTAAAGGAGTATGTTACGAAGCTTTCTAATACTTATGATACAGTTGGAAAGACAAGAGATTTTGTAACTACACTTGGAAACAAAATAAAGGTTAATGGCGGAGATTATGGTTGGTCTATTAATAATACAAAAGAAACTCAAGCTATAGTTTCTGATATAAAAGAAGGGAAATCTGAGACAAAAGAGCCTGCTTATACTATAAAAGGTGTTTCAAGAGATAATAATGATATAGGTAGTACTTATGTTGAAGTTGATATGTCAAAACAACACTTATGGTTCTATAAGGATGGTAAGTTAGTAGTTGAAGGAGATGTAGTCACAGGTAATATAAGCCAAAACCACTCCACTAGAGTAGGAGTTTACTATATAAAATACAAAGAAAGAAATACTAGTCTAAAAGGACAAGATTATGATGTACCTGTTAGCTATTGGATGCCTTTTGATCAAGGTATAGGAATACATGATGCAAGTTGGAGAAGTTCATTTGGAGGAAATATATATAGAACAAATGGTTCTCATGGATGCGTAAACTCACCATTCTATCTTGCTAAAGCTGTGTACGAAAATATTCAAGTAGGTACACCTGTTATTTGTTATTATTAG
- a CDS encoding GGDEF domain-containing protein: MISLLFVNATILISFIFLGNQLFQNRNINLSCDLSIKDKLLLGLITGLAGCVLVFYSITIYDKIHLDLRIIAMIISSIYGGFLSNLITTTLIVIFRIGYYGVNEASIIGSLGLIVLLLAYSIIYRFKTSFKVKFVQMFLFNLLYGLIVFSILISNYTVLLEVLKNYIIANIIVCILVYYMLDYISKMNALNRKLKYESTKDFLTGLNNVRSFDHMLNKLINNAMEKNEHLSILMLDIDFFKKVNDTYGHSSGDLVLKQFSDILMNSCRSFDIVSRNGGEEFTAILLDCNCKHATEIAERIRKNVEEALFTIEDNKQIHVTVSIGVASYPDSVVNISNILDAADDALYLAKRTGRNKVC, from the coding sequence ATGATTAGTTTACTATTTGTAAACGCTACTATTCTTATAAGCTTTATTTTTCTAGGAAATCAATTATTTCAAAATAGAAATATAAATTTATCATGTGATCTTTCAATAAAGGATAAACTACTATTAGGATTAATAACAGGTTTAGCAGGATGTGTGCTAGTATTTTACAGCATTACGATATACGATAAAATACACTTAGATTTGAGAATAATAGCCATGATAATCTCTTCAATTTACGGGGGATTTTTATCTAACCTTATAACTACAACATTGATTGTTATATTTAGAATTGGTTATTATGGGGTAAATGAAGCTTCTATTATAGGCTCCTTAGGCTTAATTGTTTTATTATTAGCTTATAGTATTATATATAGATTTAAAACAAGCTTTAAAGTAAAGTTTGTTCAAATGTTTTTATTCAACTTACTTTATGGTCTCATTGTTTTTTCAATACTTATCTCGAACTACACTGTACTTTTAGAGGTGTTGAAAAACTATATAATCGCCAATATAATTGTATGCATTTTAGTATATTACATGTTAGACTACATAAGTAAAATGAATGCTCTTAATAGAAAGCTAAAATATGAATCTACTAAAGATTTTCTTACGGGACTTAATAATGTAAGGTCTTTTGATCATATGTTAAATAAACTTATAAATAATGCTATGGAAAAAAATGAACACCTATCAATTCTTATGCTAGATATAGATTTTTTTAAAAAAGTAAATGATACCTATGGCCATTCATCTGGCGACTTGGTTTTGAAGCAGTTTAGTGATATACTAATGAATTCTTGCAGAAGCTTTGACATAGTTTCTAGAAATGGTGGAGAAGAATTCACCGCAATTTTACTTGATTGTAATTGTAAGCATGCAACCGAAATTGCAGAACGTATCAGAAAGAATGTAGAAGAAGCCTTATTTACAATTGAGGATAATAAGCAAATCCATGTAACAGTTTCTATAGGAGTAGCTTCTTATCCTGATTCAGTAGTTAATATTAGTAATATCTTAGATGCAGCTGATGATGCTTTATATCTTGCAAAACGCACAGGTAGGAACAAAGTTTGCTAA
- a CDS encoding UvrB/UvrC motif-containing protein, protein MDLKEKIKNLPSCPGVYLMKDSLDTIIYVGKSKNLKSRVSSYFTNSKSHSPKVVKLVKNLKDFDYIITDTEFEAFMLECKLIKEIKPIYNKLMKNPISYCYIKITLNDKYPEIDLSDIYSIDDGNIYFGPYTSSNKIEKALLGLKEHYKILCSNKFKSSSACINYSLGLCMGVCMDSFSKDRYLSVIDKIISLFKGTDTSVIEEIEYKMLDAVNKLDFETAAKYRDTIGDINYIVDRTNMINYMDLSRNVILTENLDKTSIKFFLISNNKIIFNEKLTILPNNNLVDYMTKITLELFGNISSNNSRYLDKDAIDEAQIIFSYIQNKSNNCRYSILDMDSLSIDFEVSINRIINNLLTLDS, encoded by the coding sequence GTGGATTTAAAAGAAAAAATCAAAAATCTTCCCTCATGTCCTGGAGTATATCTTATGAAAGATTCTCTAGATACGATAATTTATGTTGGAAAGTCTAAGAACTTAAAGAGTAGAGTTTCGTCGTATTTTACAAATTCAAAATCCCATTCTCCCAAAGTTGTTAAGCTAGTGAAAAACTTAAAGGATTTTGATTATATTATTACAGATACTGAATTCGAAGCATTTATGCTTGAATGCAAACTTATAAAAGAAATAAAACCAATCTACAATAAATTAATGAAAAACCCGATATCATACTGCTACATAAAAATAACTTTAAATGATAAATATCCAGAAATAGATCTATCTGATATTTACTCTATTGATGATGGAAATATATACTTCGGCCCCTATACAAGTTCTAATAAAATTGAAAAAGCTCTTCTGGGATTGAAAGAACATTATAAAATTTTGTGTAGTAATAAGTTTAAAAGTTCTTCTGCCTGTATAAATTATTCTTTAGGATTATGTATGGGTGTCTGTATGGACAGCTTTTCCAAAGATAGATACTTATCAGTTATAGATAAAATTATATCTTTATTTAAAGGTACTGATACAAGTGTAATTGAAGAAATAGAGTATAAAATGCTTGATGCAGTTAATAAATTGGACTTTGAAACCGCTGCGAAATATAGAGACACTATAGGAGATATAAATTATATTGTAGACAGAACCAATATGATTAACTATATGGACTTAAGTAGAAATGTAATCCTCACAGAAAATCTAGACAAGACTTCCATAAAGTTTTTTCTAATTAGTAATAATAAAATAATTTTCAATGAAAAACTTACCATTCTCCCAAACAATAATCTAGTCGATTATATGACCAAAATTACATTGGAGCTCTTTGGCAATATTAGCTCAAATAATTCAAGATATTTAGATAAGGATGCTATAGATGAAGCGCAGATAATTTTCAGTTATATACAAAACAAATCAAATAACTGCAGATACTCTATATTAGATATGGATTCTTTATCCATAGATTTTGAAGTTAGCATCAATAGGATAATCAATAACCTGCTTACTTTAGACAGCTAA
- a CDS encoding transglutaminase domain-containing protein — protein sequence MRKYFECNIIKLVLIFCFYLYLHTSTVHAKTYLPFNLQELQTKLNIAMHSRLTTYNLSYIGDPSTIKVDVSNIINNIYDKDDYLKYTCKSYRYTALANGNIITIKFTFSYWNTLTQDMYIEKEVNKILAQIITPDMNNYEKEKEIHDWIVKNVQYDVSLTNHSDYDALIYPYKTVCQGYSLLAYKMLNKVGIPTKIIEGISKGEAHTWNLVNLDGIWYHLDITLDDPIPDLTNSINYDYYNLTDSQISVNHSWIKAYPTSKTDFSNSIRLKLTANDKNSAFYVQLFTDLGLIYLSDDYTVHDSIELKSKLLSAVKSRKNSINLRYLNSSLLSADIEYALRDIPDITSYSYSKIDYSRTTQSNDVIFKLKINYFLSPYLNSNDFPFIKPRVLAGSPINSAV from the coding sequence TTGAGAAAATATTTTGAATGTAATATTATTAAGCTTGTTTTGATCTTTTGTTTTTATTTATATTTGCACACTTCAACAGTCCATGCAAAAACATACTTGCCATTTAATCTACAAGAATTACAAACTAAGCTTAATATTGCAATGCATTCTAGGCTTACCACATACAACTTAAGCTATATCGGAGATCCCTCTACTATAAAAGTAGATGTTTCAAACATCATAAATAATATCTATGATAAAGATGATTATCTTAAATACACTTGTAAGAGCTATAGATATACAGCCTTAGCCAATGGAAATATTATTACCATAAAGTTTACTTTTAGTTATTGGAACACATTAACTCAAGATATGTATATAGAAAAAGAAGTCAATAAAATACTTGCACAGATTATAACACCAGATATGAATAATTATGAGAAGGAAAAAGAAATTCATGATTGGATAGTAAAAAATGTTCAATATGATGTTTCGTTAACCAATCATTCTGATTATGATGCTCTAATTTATCCTTATAAAACTGTATGCCAAGGTTATTCTTTACTTGCATACAAAATGTTAAATAAAGTTGGTATCCCAACAAAAATAATAGAAGGTATTTCTAAAGGTGAGGCACATACATGGAATTTAGTTAACCTTGACGGAATATGGTATCATCTTGATATTACCTTGGATGACCCCATACCAGATTTAACGAATTCAATCAATTATGATTATTATAATCTTACTGATTCTCAAATAAGTGTTAATCATTCATGGATAAAAGCCTACCCAACCTCTAAAACTGATTTTTCCAATTCAATAAGACTTAAACTTACTGCTAATGACAAAAACTCTGCTTTTTATGTTCAACTTTTTACTGACTTAGGATTAATTTATTTATCTGATGACTATACAGTACATGATTCAATTGAGTTAAAAAGTAAACTTCTCTCTGCAGTAAAAAGCAGAAAAAATAGCATAAACCTAAGATATTTAAATAGTTCTTTATTATCTGCTGATATTGAATATGCATTAAGAGATATTCCAGATATAACTTCATATTCTTACAGTAAAATAGACTATTCAAGAACCACACAATCTAATGATGTTATATTTAAATTAAAGATAAACTATTTTTTATCTCCTTATTTAAACTCAAATGATTTTCCTTTTATCAAACCAAGAGTACTTGCAGGTTCTCCTATTAATTCTGCCGTATGA
- a CDS encoding GntR family transcriptional regulator — MLIKIDFQSEVPIYLQLKNQIVHGIASGELQPEESLPSVRQMAEDIGINLHTVNKGYNLLKDEGFVTIDRRKGAVVNTIPIKQNEKATNSLKEELKNIIAQAHCFGVSKEDFINECKKLYYEYEK, encoded by the coding sequence ATGCTGATAAAGATAGATTTTCAAAGTGAAGTACCTATATATCTCCAATTAAAGAATCAAATTGTCCATGGAATAGCAAGTGGAGAGCTTCAGCCTGAAGAAAGTTTGCCATCCGTTCGTCAAATGGCAGAGGATATCGGTATAAATCTCCACACAGTAAATAAAGGATATAATTTATTAAAAGATGAAGGTTTTGTAACAATAGATAGACGCAAGGGAGCTGTGGTAAATACAATCCCAATAAAGCAAAATGAAAAAGCTACAAATTCACTAAAGGAAGAATTAAAAAACATTATTGCGCAAGCTCATTGTTTTGGAGTTTCTAAAGAAGATTTTATTAATGAATGTAAAAAATTATATTACGAGTATGAGAAGTGA
- a CDS encoding MATE family efflux transporter: protein MGEKMKFIRKDIITMTLPILAEQLFVMSMGMVNTMMAGHIGKEAVSAIGMVDSVNNIFIAFFSALAIGGMVVVAQFIGQGNTKKANESMKQALYSGVFITLIITLLMFIFKEPLIKLLFGSVDHEVMHSTDKYLSITLLTYPFITIDLICNGILRGAGDTKTPMKITIFMNIMNVAFTFSFINIVKLGVTGAAIGIALARVIGALLVLSVLLRGSKIIKLTEIKKFKPNKSLLTPIFSVGLPASVESLVFNGGKLITQIYIVNMGTAVIAANSITSSIGGMINIPGNALCVTATALVGQYMGRGDSKEAERTLAYITKLATVALTIMALAVLPFSRILPSLYTSDQEIVNLSAHVCRLYSIFTPVWAIAFVLPSGLKGAGDGKYTMITSFIGMWAFRVTMGYLIGVTLHFGLAGVWMGMFIDWVVRGILYFLRFVRGKWKNRVVIQRKVEVTSA, encoded by the coding sequence ATAGGTGAAAAAATGAAGTTTATCCGTAAAGATATCATCACTATGACACTGCCAATTCTCGCAGAGCAGCTATTTGTAATGTCTATGGGAATGGTAAACACCATGATGGCAGGTCACATAGGAAAAGAAGCTGTTTCAGCAATTGGTATGGTAGACTCAGTAAACAATATATTCATAGCTTTTTTTTCAGCACTAGCAATTGGAGGAATGGTTGTAGTAGCTCAATTTATAGGACAAGGAAATACAAAAAAAGCAAATGAATCTATGAAACAAGCACTGTACTCTGGAGTATTTATAACGCTAATAATTACACTTTTAATGTTTATATTTAAAGAACCACTAATAAAGCTTCTTTTTGGATCTGTAGACCATGAGGTTATGCATTCAACAGATAAGTACTTATCTATAACACTTTTAACTTATCCATTTATAACTATAGATCTAATCTGCAATGGTATCCTTAGAGGAGCAGGAGATACAAAAACGCCTATGAAGATAACTATTTTTATGAACATTATGAATGTAGCTTTTACTTTCTCTTTTATAAACATAGTAAAGCTAGGGGTTACAGGAGCGGCAATAGGTATAGCTTTAGCTAGAGTAATTGGTGCGTTACTTGTGTTAAGTGTTTTACTAAGAGGATCAAAGATCATTAAGTTGACAGAAATAAAGAAATTCAAACCTAATAAAAGCTTGCTTACTCCTATATTTTCAGTTGGGTTACCAGCTAGTGTTGAATCTTTGGTATTTAACGGAGGTAAACTAATAACACAAATATATATTGTTAATATGGGAACTGCGGTTATAGCTGCAAACTCTATAACCAGCTCTATTGGTGGAATGATAAATATACCAGGAAATGCTTTATGTGTTACTGCTACAGCATTAGTAGGTCAATACATGGGAAGAGGGGATAGTAAGGAAGCTGAAAGAACTCTAGCATATATCACTAAACTTGCAACAGTTGCTTTAACAATTATGGCACTGGCGGTCTTGCCTTTTTCAAGAATACTTCCTTCACTATATACTAGTGATCAAGAAATAGTTAATCTCAGTGCTCATGTGTGCAGACTATATTCTATCTTTACTCCGGTTTGGGCAATTGCCTTTGTGTTGCCATCGGGCTTGAAAGGTGCAGGGGATGGTAAGTATACAATGATTACGTCATTTATAGGTATGTGGGCTTTTAGAGTTACTATGGGATACTTGATAGGGGTAACTTTACACTTTGGACTTGCAGGTGTATGGATGGGAATGTTCATAGACTGGGTAGTTAGAGGAATCTTATATTTCCTTAGATTTGTAAGAGGAAAGTGGAAGAATCGTGTAGTAATTCAAAGAAAAGTTGAGGTAACCTCAGCATAA
- a CDS encoding SemiSWEET transporter, with protein sequence MFFKFISIIAAILTTVSFVPQAVKTIKTKDTAGISFVMYLLFTIGVFCWLIYGAYIKDIAIISANAVTLILASIILKYKFDNVRKFNES encoded by the coding sequence ATGTTTTTTAAATTTATAAGTATAATAGCGGCAATTTTAACAACCGTTTCCTTTGTTCCTCAAGCAGTAAAGACAATAAAAACAAAAGATACTGCAGGCATATCTTTCGTTATGTATCTTCTTTTTACAATTGGTGTATTCTGTTGGTTAATCTATGGTGCATACATAAAAGATATTGCTATAATATCAGCAAATGCAGTAACCTTGATCTTAGCATCAATAATATTAAAATATAAGTTTGATAATGTTAGAAAATTTAATGAAAGTTAA
- a CDS encoding nuclease-related domain-containing protein, producing the protein MNGLVELLMKFWYLWILMILALMLDLFMPRIKGLLGEKSVEFHLSGLDDSKYKIIKHMILELGEKTVQIDNIVVSNFGVFVIQAENYKGKIIGAEFDENWKQRFYVRTEKLHNPICENRKNIKALQQVLKEFDGLKYIPIVTFTTNADLQVTSNTDVVYTIHLVEAIKKYTEEIISDIDKKRIYSKLMSLNIDSNDI; encoded by the coding sequence ATGAACGGATTAGTAGAACTATTAATGAAATTTTGGTACTTATGGATTTTAATGATTTTAGCTTTAATGCTAGACCTTTTTATGCCAAGAATTAAAGGGTTACTTGGTGAAAAGTCAGTAGAATTTCATTTATCTGGATTAGACGATAGTAAATATAAGATAATTAAACACATGATATTAGAATTAGGGGAAAAAACTGTACAAATAGATAATATTGTTGTATCAAACTTCGGTGTTTTTGTAATACAAGCTGAAAATTATAAAGGAAAAATTATTGGAGCAGAGTTTGATGAGAACTGGAAGCAAAGATTTTATGTAAGAACAGAAAAGTTACATAATCCGATATGTGAAAATCGCAAGAATATAAAAGCTTTACAGCAGGTGTTAAAAGAGTTCGATGGATTAAAATACATTCCTATTGTAACTTTTACAACTAATGCTGATTTGCAAGTTACATCTAATACCGATGTAGTTTATACAATTCATTTAGTAGAAGCAATTAAAAAGTATACTGAGGAAATAATAAGTGATATTGATAAAAAGAGAATTTATTCTAAACTTATGTCACTAAATATAGATAGTAATGATATATAG